The proteins below come from a single Chitinophaga pinensis DSM 2588 genomic window:
- a CDS encoding AAA family ATPase, which translates to MENTSYDIRQLNEKIHQASAFVDLLNLELSKVIVGQRYMVERLLIGLLAGGHVLLEGVPGLAKTLSIKSLSSAINAKFSRIQFTPDLLPADVIGTMLFNQQKNEFVVRRGPIFANFILADEINRAPAKVQSALLEAMQERQITIGDTTFKLDDPFLVLATQNPIEQEGTYMLPEAQVDRFMLKVTIGYPTKEEERHIIRQNLNPQASVQINPVVQPSDILEARKLVREVYMDEKIERYIIDIVFATRNPEDYKLQKLKPLISYGGSPRASINLALAAKAYAFTKRRGYVIPEDVRSICFDVMRHRVGLTYEAEAENVTSENILSEILNAVEVP; encoded by the coding sequence ATGGAGAATACATCGTATGATATCCGTCAATTGAACGAAAAGATCCATCAGGCCAGCGCATTTGTGGACCTGCTGAACCTGGAGCTGAGTAAGGTGATCGTTGGTCAGCGTTACATGGTAGAAAGGTTGCTTATCGGCTTGCTGGCAGGTGGTCACGTATTGCTGGAAGGTGTGCCTGGTCTGGCGAAAACACTATCCATCAAATCCCTTTCCTCTGCTATCAATGCGAAATTCAGTCGTATTCAGTTCACACCGGACCTCTTGCCGGCTGACGTGATAGGTACTATGTTATTTAATCAGCAGAAGAATGAGTTCGTGGTACGCCGTGGTCCTATCTTCGCCAACTTTATCCTGGCGGATGAGATCAACCGTGCCCCGGCAAAGGTGCAGAGTGCGCTGCTGGAAGCGATGCAGGAAAGACAGATCACTATCGGTGATACCACTTTCAAACTGGACGATCCGTTCCTGGTACTGGCTACCCAGAACCCGATAGAACAGGAAGGTACCTATATGCTGCCGGAAGCACAGGTAGACCGTTTTATGCTGAAAGTGACCATCGGTTATCCAACGAAAGAAGAAGAGCGTCATATCATCCGTCAGAACCTGAATCCACAGGCTTCCGTACAGATCAATCCAGTAGTACAGCCATCTGATATCCTGGAGGCGCGTAAACTGGTGCGTGAAGTGTACATGGATGAGAAAATAGAACGCTATATCATCGATATCGTTTTTGCGACCCGTAATCCGGAAGATTATAAACTGCAGAAGCTGAAGCCACTGATCTCTTATGGTGGTTCTCCAAGGGCCAGTATCAACCTGGCACTGGCAGCAAAAGCATACGCATTCACCAAACGCAGAGGATATGTAATTCCTGAAGACGTACGCAGCATCTGCTTTGATGTAATGCGTCACCGTGTAGGTCTTACCTATGAGGCAGAAGCAGAGAATGTAACAAGCGAAAATATCCTCAGTG